The following proteins are encoded in a genomic region of Diabrotica virgifera virgifera chromosome 1, PGI_DIABVI_V3a:
- the LOC114329208 gene encoding facilitated trehalose transporter Tret1-like has translation MPNMESTSVSKEIQKSSWMFYVSAFTADLLLLSVGSLNVFPSVVFPILKNNNTDINPFGEPMKPIEESTIMALSGIAALISFLLMAKISEKIGRKWSMVGLGISFVGSFTVVAFGRHVYIYMLAYFLNGFISAGIIINVSIYNSEISNEDNRAWIGCIVGLSMPAGILYGYIFGAIIHDNITLIILICALPCVLHVLLSYFIIESPTYLTSKRRKVEALDALSRLRRYQYYSDIEKEYQSIEDFSFTGNDKQKATIFSLFKRRVSRKALLIGMLLFAAQQLSGSPIITAYLVTIFNDAGTLLSGNTVSIIYGSLQLGVCILATFMVNWFGRKPLILISTLGCAISMMCLGVYFYIKDNNIAPIEDIRLLPIACLVLFVISYGIALAPIPMVLIGELFRNEQRAMGVAIITIVFCLVSTGNSFTYPQLKVLAGEYLMLVLYGLISFVALFLLFKYLPETKGKTFVEIQEILSK, from the coding sequence cGGATTTGCTGCTTTTAAGCGTGGGAAGCTTAAATGTTTTTCCATCGGTGGTTTTTCCCATACTAAAAAACAACAACACAGACATAAACCCATTTGGAGAACCAATGAAACCCATTGAAGAGTCTACAATAATGGCGTTGTCAGGTATAGCTGCACTGATAAGTTTTCTATTAATGgcaaaaatatcagaaaaaattGGTAGAAAATGGAGTATGGTAGGCCTCGGTATATCATTTGTTGGGTCTTTTACAGTCGTAGCCTTTGGAAGGCACGTATATATTTACATGTTAGCTTATTTCTTAAACGGCTTCATTTCAGCTGGTATTATAATAAATGTCTCAATATACAACAGCGAAATTTCTAACGAAGACAACAGAGCTTGGATTGGTTGCATAGTAGGTTTGTCGATGCCAGCAGGAATCCTTTATGGCTATATTTTCGGTGCAATTATCCATGATAATATCACACTGATTATTTTAATATGCGCGTTGCCCTGTGTTTTACATGTATTgttatcctattttattatagaatCTCCAACCTATTTAACCTCGAAAAGACGAAAAGTAGAAGCATTAGACGCTTTAAGCAGATTAAGAAGATATCAATACTACAGTGATATTGAAAAGGAATATCAGTCAATAGAGGATTTCAGCTTTACCGGTAATGACAAGCAAAAAGCGACAATATTTAGCTTATTTAAACGGCGTGTTTCAAGGAAAGCTTTACTAATTGGAATGTTGCTATTTGCTGCACAACAATTATCTGGAAGTCCAATTATTACTGCATATTTAGTCACAATTTTTAACGATGCCGGTACGCTGTTATCTGGAAACACCGTCAGTATTATATACGGATCACTACAACTCGGTGTGTGTATACTAGCTACATTTATGGTAAACTGGTTTGGAAGAAAACCGCTAATCTTGATTTCCACACTAGGATGTGCCATTTCAATGATGTGCTTaggtgtttatttttatataaaagacAACAACATCGCACCTATTGAAGATATACGTTTGCTACCCATTGCGTGTCTCGTTTTGTTCGTCATATCATATGGTATTGCTTTGGCACCAATTCCCATGGTTTTAATAGGAGAATTATTTCGTAATGAACAGAGAGCCATGGGAGTGGCTATTATTACTATTGTTTTTTGTTTAGTGTCTACTGGTAATTCTTTTACTTATCCGCAATTGAAGGTCCTTGCTGGAGAATATCTAATGCTGGTTCTATATGGATTAATATCATTTGtagcattatttttattatttaaatatctaCCAGAAACGAAGGGGAAAACTTTTGTAGAAATTCAAGAAATtcttagtaaataa